Sequence from the Toxoplasma gondii ME49 chromosome Ib, whole genome shotgun sequence genome:
GAGGAGTGGAAGCAGCGTGAGACCGCAACGACGTGACGGCATGCCCGCGTCTTCAACAGGCATTCGCGAAAGCCAGAGGGGAACTGTTTTTCCGGAAAATCATGTTCTCCCGATGCAGGCATCTCAGACGGACGCCTCTGCGTCGAGAAACGTCGCCTCTCGACCTGAAATGTGTGGGCCGACGGTCACCGCGTTATCCTCAAAGAATGTCAAAACGCGAGCGGAGGGAGATGAGGAAAACGAGTCCGAAGGGCGACTGCAAACGCCGAGGAGGGGTCACGAGCTGAGAGGAGGCGATAATACAGCTGCTGACAGCCTTGAGGAAGACGAGTTCGAGTCTCCTCGAGAGGACCTCGATACTCGCTCTGAAGACCCGAGTGTCGCCGGGACGCAGAGCGAGTCGTCTTTGGTAAATCGCCGAAACAACAGTCACCGAACAGCGTTCTTGTGCTCGCCGAACAGTCAGCCTGACGCGGCCGATCTGGACGCGCGAGAGGCGCCTGGAACACCATGCTCCCAGGAGAACAGGAAATCTCTCAGCTCTCTGACAGGAGAAGGGTGGTCGCAGGAGAGTGAAATTTCACGTGAAACAAACAAGGTGCGTCTTATAGAAGAATGTCGTGTCTCGTCGCTGAACCGAGGAGTGGGTATTGTAAATGGGGTTCCACTTGTGTGCCTCTTGGATGTCTGTCCAGTTTACCTCCACTCAAAGTAGCTCCGTAGAGCCTCTGCCTGTGTCGGCGTGGTGCTAGCGTGGGGACAAGTGCGTTCTGGAGTGCTACAGGCACCGCAAACCTCCTATCTCCAATCGTCTCTTTGAGATATTTGGTAGACGTTCGATACGACCGAAGCTTAGTCAACTGGATAGCGAACGCCAGCGTATGCTAGCGAATGCTAGCGAATGCTTGAGACGTTTCTGCAGTCTGTCGAAACGAGGGAGTTCTGTGGTCGATCGCCACCGTGGTGTCTATGTCCAGTTCAACAAAGACGCCTCATACGTTTTATGGCAGGGAAAAGCCGTTCTCAGAAgttctcgcctgcgtctgccCCGAGATATGACGTTGTAGTCGCATCGGTCTGCGATAGCACTCAAGCACAGTAATGTGACCCTCCTGCGTTTGTGAATGGAATCATGTCTAAAATCTTTTTAGATGGATTTAAGCGCCAAAGTTCATGTCTCCAAAGTCCAGTCAGTGCGCTGGGCACGTTGAAAACATTTCAAATTGAACTGAAGTTTCTTTGATGATCTCTTTACAGAGCTCAACCCTACTTTTTCGCAAAAACACGCGTCCATGTCGTCGTCCGAAGAGACCcttctccagttttttcgTGCTGTTTTCTTCCCGTCTGTCAGGCcggcgtctgtgtctccgcttctctggcgaaatctgaagaagaagtgaCAAGAGGAAATCCCCACACTGCAgacgcgtttctgtttcctgcgcCCTCAGCAGCCAGGGAGGTgcgcagagacgccagacgtgggagacagaacgacagCAGCGGAGGTGAAGACGGCAGCGGAGGTGAAGACAGCGCCGGAAGACGTCTGAATCAAGTTGGACAGTCTCTGGAAACAGAATTGCAACAGCAAGCTCAGCACGAGATGAAAACGAAACAGTCTTTCTCCGATCTCGAGACGCCGTCTCTGTCGGAAAACGACACGCACGGCGAAGAGGAATGGGAGCTTCGATGGGTCCCGTCGATCACTCCTGACTGGGATGTAGAAAGCCACTTTTTCCAGCTACGCGATTTCAAAGGTAAGGCGCGAGCACGAGCACGTCGAGAAGCGTGcggtctcgtttctctctctcttctcattTCCATTCGTCGTTTTCCCCGCCTGCGTGGCAGTGCTCAACAGAGGAGGCTGCGTTCAAAGGTCGGGCCTCCAAACTCGGTGGGGCATCAGTCTGTGTCACCACGAACGCCCCAGCGCGCGACAGGCAGGTTTTACAAGTGGCAAATCCGTGGCTTCCTGGCTAAGCGTTCGACGTAGGACGCCGGCGTCGATCCATTGCGTGTGAACAAAACCCATATGGAATGATCGCAGTGTCGTAGGACATTGAAATTCAAACACACCAAGCACAATTTGGAGCAACGGTAGTGTCGGGAGTTCCTGACTCCACTCAGAGGTTGTGAAAATCTGAAGAACATTGCTCGTTTGGAGACGGACTCGTGACCGTATTTGTCGGTGGAGTCTTCCTGTTcatattttcctttctgtcggCGAGCAGAggactgtctctctcaaACGCTCATTTTCCGGCTTCTGCGGGCGAGTTGTCTTTTTTGTTGGCCGACAAGTGTCGCGAGCCCCAGCagactctctctgcctctgtgcgGGAGCTCCAAGTGTTTTAGGCGGGTGCCTGCGCAGAGCAGGAGATCTCTTGACATGTTTTCTACCCTCTAGATGGTCACTCTTGCTTGGTGTCGTGTCGCTGTGTAGTCCATCTACGCGTTTCAGTcttgtctttgtttcctggAACCTGTGAATCTCTGCCCATTTCCTCAGGTTTCGTTTGCTGCTCTGTGGCAGCAGGAGTatttctttcctcgacctATTTTGTGCGAGAAACGTTTCTGATGATTGCTTTAAGATGTACTCCAAAGAGAGATTCACAGATTTTTATTCAGAATTCTGTGACGTTGTGCACTCCGGAGATCGTGCGTGTTTCGCCAACATCTAGTTTGGGTGTGTTTGTGCATCGAGAGGTGAATTCATTTATAATTCACCTGGTTGTGCGATGGACCCTTTGACAAGCGTGCACCGCGCGAGGGCGCCGGTGTGTCTCTCACCTTCAGCGTCGTTTCTGTTGTCGGAAACGTGAAGAGTGACCACGGGGAGCAGATGCGTCAAAAGGGATTTGGTTGTTGCATGTTTGTGTTCAGTTCACATTTCCCTGTCGAACGTCGGTGGCGCGGCTCGCCTCCGCGTGAGTCGATTCAAGGTGGACGGCTACCAGCGGTTCGACACGGTGATCAGTTTTCTCAAAAAGGCGCTAAAACGCGACCATCTTGTGAGATAGCCATGGTCTTTAGAAATTCGAAAGAAACTCCTCGGTCTCAAACTCAAACTCTCAACACAGCATCTTTTTCAGAAAAGGGGTGTGAATCGTGAGCAGGCGGGCATTTCGCTCTGTGACACCCAAGGGTTTTTCGCTGACTACCGTTGAAGGCTCAGGAGCAGTTCGTGCAACTAACGGCGGTGGCACTCTGTACCCTACGACACTGCGGTGATTTCACATGGGTTATGTTGGAGATGTGGAACATTCAAGTCAGTAGAAGGGCTTTTCTGAAGCGTAGCGTGTCTTGGAAATCCTGCTGATTCAGAACGTCTGCACAGAGGAACTCGAAGCTGTTGTcggtttcgttttcctcag
This genomic interval carries:
- a CDS encoding autophagy-related 12 variant 1, putative (encoded by transcript TGME49_321300) encodes the protein MSPETSPSGPAGLCASQLASEPHSGVWGVSQPSDAHANESSAGRRNSFSSASNVVDPSSGRSVSASHQGDLGELEALSSTSSSGEASSLLDSDSGSASLLDSGDSDSDPADDGFFKLKATLGRDSQGASVHSSEPDEDAAKGRSSASSELAFPYRDSSGERSKAVPTRRSESREQEASNTPEDPAVCGEETTSEKAEKTGQREDPREQRKFWTSVSDADFQKSGSETGRRLEVGRRAPSSACQESKEFLEAHAAADLYLSPSAARSGSSVRPQRRDGMPASSTGIRESQRGTVFPENHVLPMQASQTDASASRNVASRPEMCGPTVTALSSKNVKTRAEGDEENESEGRLQTPRRGHELRGGDNTAADSLEEDEFESPREDLDTRSEDPSVAGTQSESSLVNRRNNSHRTAFLCSPNSQPDAADLDAREAPGTPCSQENRKSLSSLTGEGWSQESEISRETNKAGVCVSASLAKSEEEVTRGNPHTADAFLFPAPSAAREVRRDARRGRQNDSSGGEDGSGGEDSAGRRLNQVGQSLETELQQQAQHEMKTKQSFSDLETPSLSENDTHGEEEWELRWVPSITPDWDVESHFFQLRDFKVHISLSNVGGAARLRVSRFKVDGYQRFDTVISFLKKALKRDHLYVYVNNFIQPQPDEFVADLFKAFGVGGSLMVSYCYTPAY